CAGCATAAACACAGATGCCCAGTAGTAAAACGTCTCTGAGGCAAATGTTCCGAGGAATTCTTGTGCTTCGGGTGACATGGGTTAGGAGGTGGAGTTACGAGTCAACGGCAGGCTATTGAAAATGAAAATAGCTCGCAATGAAAGAAATATAACTAGCAACAGCAATTGGTGAAGATTAGCCAGAGGAACCGGAGGCTTGTGAGGAGGCAGGAAAAGACTCAGCAAGATTCAGGGCTGCTCTTGTTAAACACCTGCGCGGGCTGATGACGATGACACACAGCCGACGATACAGGGGTCAGCATCCTGATATGAAGCGAATATTAAAGTCAGCCTGTTTTGACAAATGTATTGCAGTTAACCATCCGTAACTGGGTTCTGGAAGATGACCGCAAGGGCGATCGCCGTTCCTAGCACCAGCAGCAGTCCCAGCGCCCCGGCCAGCGGTTTGCCATCCAGCCCCGTGATCCAGGCAGGAACTCGTCCGGTCGGTTCTAGAGCGCCTAGAATCTCCAGGCTGGCGATCGCCATGATCCAGCCTGCATGTAGCCCCCACGCCAGTCCCAGGTTGCCTCCAGCGACCCAGCAGGCTCCGCTGAGGACGAGCCCCATGACCAGCAGCCCAGGCAGTTGCGGCACGGTTGCCCGTCCGTCCCAAACGAGATGCAGCAGGGCAAACAGCAGGTTGGCGATCGCCACAGCCGCCAGCGGTTCCAGATCAAAGCCCAGCACCAGCGGCAAAAATCCTCGAAAGACCAGTTCCTCCACCAGCCCCACGGCCAGCCCCAGCAGCGCCACGGCAATTAGAGATCGGCTGGCGCTGCGGCTCAGCGGCTTGGTTTGCCAGCAGCCCCAGCCCGTCACCACCTGCACCCCCAGCCATAGTCCAACTCCTGCGATCGCCACCAATAACCCCAGTCCTAGCCCTTGCCACAATGGTTCGCTCCAGGCCAGACCATAGATGCCGAAGCCGCTGCGGGTCGAAAGTCGAGGACTTACCTGCCCAACGGCCCACAGCGCTGCCGGAGCCAGCAGGTATAGCCCCAGCAGCAGCGGAATTTTTTGGGCGGGTGCAATCGGTTTACCGGGCCACCACTGGAGGGCGATCGCCATCGGCAGCAAAATCGGCAGCCCCAATCCTATCCACACTGCAAAAAAGAGCGCCGCCTCACCAAAGTTCAGCAGCGCCAACAGTTCGACATCAAATTTGAGATCAAAAAACATAAGCAGCACTATTCTTCATCCGAGTCTTCGCCGTCCTTGTCGCGGTCGATTTGAATGAGATGAATGTGCTTGTAACCCAGCTTAATTTCAAACTCATCACCGGGCTTCAGACCCATTTTGTCGGTGTAAGTGGAACCGATGACAATCTGTCCATTTTTGTGGACACTGACGCGATAGGTCGGCTCCCGCCCGCGCCCGTCTCGATCTGATCCGGTTTCTAGGGAAATTCCTCGAGCTGCCAGCAGAGCCTCATAAAAAGCCGCCATGTTGACACGAGTTTGCTGATTTTTGCCGACGGTCTGATAGCCGCACTGAATAGCTTTTTCTCGCGCCTTGAGATGCGAAATTTCTTTTAGCTTCTGAAGCAGCGCCTTTCCAGTCAATGGAGATGTCGCGATTTCTGTCATTGCGTTTAGAGCATCCTCTATTCCAAGACGACTATGTTCAAAAACGGCTCGCACATGAGATGGACTTAAACCTGCCGTGGGCGATCGCCCTTGAGAAATTTTGTGGAGACGCTTTGTTTAGAGTGGGTTTAGAGTGGCGCAGATCTGAAATTTTGAACCCAGGCCAACGCACCCCAACCAACCAAAACGCTCTAGGAAAGATCTGGCGGTAGAGAGGTTTTCAAGCACAGATTGAAAGGGACTCCGTATCAGGCTTGAAAGCTCTCAATGGCGTTGTAGCTAGAGCCAGACGCACTTTGCTTGACGACATTTTCACAAGCTTGACCACCAAAGCATTGAGGATACAAGCTATCCTGTGTACCATCCAGAACCCAGAAGATTCAGCCTGATAGAGATCGAGCAATTTCCTTGATCGCTGGAGAAGACTGAACCTATCTTGACCTGCATCCTAAGGGCTGATCTCATCAAACTACTCTGGGCAACGAGCTCCTGAGAATTACCTGAGAACTATCTGCTCAGAGCCATTAATTTAGGATTACGACACTCGATCTAGCCTCCCAACGCTTCAGACCAAACCAAACATGAAAAACATCAAAACAAAATGGGAGCTTGGCTTGAGCTACATATCCCAAATTATAGCCTTAAGCTTTACCCAATTTAAAGCATTAATAAAAGGTCAAGGTTTTATAAAAAATTCCGGGACTGCTTTACGAGCTTAGAACCAGATTGATATAGGCAGAACTCTCAGTTTTTCAATTTACTAGAATTTTGGATTGAGGTAAAGTGCAGCTTGCCTTGTGAACTAAATCTCGTGATCTAGCATTGCTCAATCATTGCCCAATCAACCCAAACAATGCGGAATTCACCTGTGAATGCCGTCGAATCCCTGGAAATCAAGAAATATTGGAAAGTCCTTATGCTGATCAAAGACTGCTGGCATTGACGAGATAGCCTATTTGCAGGATTGACAAATGATGAAGACTAAGAAAACACCAAGTAAATATGAACTAGGTTGGGCGAGTATCTGGGCGATCGCCCGGATTAGGTCGCAATTTTTCTACAAGTATTACCTACCCTCCTCAGCAGCAGAGTGATTCCCCAACGTGGCATTTGAACCTGTCCCTAAGTTTCATCAACCTAGCAGCGGATCGGTTTAATAATTGGTATCCCTGAGTGCTGAAAGCAGGGGAAATTAGGCGATCGTCTGTATTTTCTGCCTGCATTCTTGACCCGTTGGTGTAGTGCTGTCCCCCTTTGCCCTCGGCGGTTGATTGAGATGCATTCATAGAGCAGGTGGGTATTGAGCAGGGATTGGAGTAAACCTGAGGCAGACCTTAAGTCCGGCTTTAGCTCAGTCACGATCTCTCGTTCCAGACTAGGATAGTGGCAGGAGAACTAAGACACGTTCTCTAAATTTCTGAGCAGGATAGCCCGTAGGCAAAACGCTCCCGTTGGTTCCTTCTGCATCCCTGCAATTACATGCCTGAAAGTATCGAACTGCTGCCGTTGGCACCTTTCGTTCGCAACTCCTTCGCTACTCCATGTCGTTTGGTAATTTCTGGTAATTTCTAGGATTTGACTGACGCTATTTCCCCGCTTACTCGCAACTCACAGCCCATGCGCGTTCAATTCAAAATTCTGCGACAAAACGAAAACTCGGCTCCCTACAGTGCCACCTACGAGCTAGAGGTAGACCCCGGCAATACGATTCTTGACTGCCTGAACCGCATTAAGTGGGAACAGGATGGAGGGCTTGCCTTCCGCAAAAACTGTCGAAATACGATCTGTGGCAGTTGCTCGATGCGAATCAACGGACGCTCGGCCCTGGCCTGCAAGGAGAGTGTCGGCGGCGAGATAGCTCGGCTGCAAGCAATTGCGGCTATGGGCGATTCCCACAGGGATCGCTTCGCCAATCGCCCTGCTGAGCAAAAGGGTCATGAAAACCAGGCAACGGCAGCGCCAGAGGACATCCCTACGTTTCACATTGCGCCGATGGGCAATATGCCTGTGATTAAGGATCTCGTTGTGGATATGCGGGGCTTTTGGGACGGGCTGGAGGCGGTCGATCCCTATGTCAGCACGGCGGGACGGCAGGTTCCTGAACGCGAGTTTTTGCAAACGCCAGAGGAGCGCGATCGCCTCAATCAAACAGGAAATTGCATTCTCTGTGGCGCGTGCTATTCCGAGTGTAATGCCCGCGAGGTCAACCCAGACTTTGTAGGGCCCCACGCCCTAGCCAAGGCCTATCGCATGGTGGCCGACTCTCGCGATGCCCAAACCGAAGCCCGGCTAGAGGACTACAACCAGCCCGAATCTGGCGTGTGGGCCTGCACCCGCTGCTATTACTGCAATTCCGTCTGCCCGATGGAGGTTGCGCCGCTGGATCAGATCAGCAAGATTAAGCAGGAAATTCTCGATCGAAAGGATGCGAGCGCCAGCCGATCGGTGCGCCATCGCAAGGTGCTTGTGGATTTGGTGAAACAGGGCGGCTGGATTGATGAACGACGCTTTGGACTGGAGGTAGTCGGCAACTCGTTCCGCGATCTGCAAGGGCTGGCCAGCCTTGGCCCGCTGGGGCTGCGGATGCTGGTGCGGGGCAAATTGCCGCTGCGGTTCGAGCCGTCGGAGGGTGCGGGCGAAGTGCGATCGCTCATCGAAGCAGTTCAGGCTATCGAATCCGCCTCTACACCCAGTCGCTCGCCTCAGAGTTAGGCCTGTCTGAATCCAAGCCTGAATCCAAGCCTGCCACTCGTTCTATTCTTGAACTATTCTTGAACCGTTTAGGACTCACGCAGTTGGGCGGCTTCTCGTGGGCTGCGACCTGGAGAAATCGTCCAAAACCCAGAAAACTTATCGCAAGTGCGTAAGTCCTGCCGTTTTTTGAACTAAGTAGATAGACCAGATTAAAAAACAGATCCTGAACCCTGCGCCGCCCGCTGCGCGGGCAGCGCAGGGTCTTTGGGTTTTATATTTATTAATGTCCATTTATTAATGTCCACCTACTTATTTCTTTTGCTTTCTTGTGCTTTGAATTCGCTATGACAACTGAAACCCCCAAGCCCAATCCACCCGCACTCGACCCAGTGCCGCAGCCAGAGCCAGCGTTTGGCTGGACGCGCTATGCCGAGCAGATCAACGGCCGCTTTGCCATGATTGGCTTTGTGGCGCTGCTGCTGCTGGAGCTATTTACTCGGCAAGACTTTTTTACGTGGATTGGGCTGCGCTGATCCCTGGGGCAAATCCTTAGCGAACCGTCAGCACGTAGCGTCCCTGCCCGTTGCGA
The Thermoleptolyngbya sichuanensis A183 DNA segment above includes these coding regions:
- a CDS encoding CPBP family intramembrane glutamic endopeptidase, with translation MFFDLKFDVELLALLNFGEAALFFAVWIGLGLPILLPMAIALQWWPGKPIAPAQKIPLLLGLYLLAPAALWAVGQVSPRLSTRSGFGIYGLAWSEPLWQGLGLGLLVAIAGVGLWLGVQVVTGWGCWQTKPLSRSASRSLIAVALLGLAVGLVEELVFRGFLPLVLGFDLEPLAAVAIANLLFALLHLVWDGRATVPQLPGLLVMGLVLSGACWVAGGNLGLAWGLHAGWIMAIASLEILGALEPTGRVPAWITGLDGKPLAGALGLLLVLGTAIALAVIFQNPVTDG
- a CDS encoding AbrB family transcriptional regulator codes for the protein MTEIATSPLTGKALLQKLKEISHLKAREKAIQCGYQTVGKNQQTRVNMAAFYEALLAARGISLETGSDRDGRGREPTYRVSVHKNGQIVIGSTYTDKMGLKPGDEFEIKLGYKHIHLIQIDRDKDGEDSDEE
- a CDS encoding succinate dehydrogenase/fumarate reductase iron-sulfur subunit → MRVQFKILRQNENSAPYSATYELEVDPGNTILDCLNRIKWEQDGGLAFRKNCRNTICGSCSMRINGRSALACKESVGGEIARLQAIAAMGDSHRDRFANRPAEQKGHENQATAAPEDIPTFHIAPMGNMPVIKDLVVDMRGFWDGLEAVDPYVSTAGRQVPEREFLQTPEERDRLNQTGNCILCGACYSECNAREVNPDFVGPHALAKAYRMVADSRDAQTEARLEDYNQPESGVWACTRCYYCNSVCPMEVAPLDQISKIKQEILDRKDASASRSVRHRKVLVDLVKQGGWIDERRFGLEVVGNSFRDLQGLASLGPLGLRMLVRGKLPLRFEPSEGAGEVRSLIEAVQAIESASTPSRSPQS
- a CDS encoding chlorophyll a/b-binding protein; translation: MTTETPKPNPPALDPVPQPEPAFGWTRYAEQINGRFAMIGFVALLLLELFTRQDFFTWIGLR